One window of the Candidatus Rokuibacteriota bacterium genome contains the following:
- a CDS encoding ABC transporter ATP-binding protein: protein MTAAAPIAIEGVGKRYVTPSGPIPAVDGISLTVRPREFISLLGPSGCGKSTVLGMIGGLVRPDSGTILIDGEPVTGPNPKKVALVFQDPGLFPWRTALDNVGFGLELLGVPSARRREIALGLLEPMGLKGFEAKYPRELSGGMRQRVAIARALALDTPILLMDEPFGALDEQTRLLMGEWLVGVRRRTARTIVFVTHSLHEAIALSDRIAVMTARPGSIKDVIEVPLPYPRALDGPEAVALHAKLWAQVREESLRAMEGQA from the coding sequence GTGACCGCCGCCGCGCCCATCGCCATCGAAGGCGTTGGCAAGCGCTATGTGACGCCGAGCGGGCCCATTCCCGCCGTCGATGGGATCAGCCTGACGGTGCGCCCGCGCGAGTTCATCTCGCTCCTGGGCCCGAGCGGCTGCGGCAAGTCCACCGTGCTCGGCATGATCGGCGGTCTCGTGCGCCCGGACTCGGGCACCATCTTGATCGACGGTGAGCCGGTCACGGGCCCGAACCCGAAGAAGGTCGCCCTCGTCTTCCAGGATCCCGGACTCTTCCCGTGGCGCACGGCGCTCGACAACGTCGGCTTCGGCCTCGAGCTCCTGGGCGTGCCGTCCGCGCGCCGGCGCGAGATCGCGCTGGGACTGCTCGAGCCCATGGGGCTCAAGGGCTTCGAGGCCAAGTACCCGCGCGAGCTCTCGGGCGGCATGCGCCAGCGGGTCGCCATCGCGCGGGCGCTGGCGCTCGACACGCCCATCCTCTTGATGGACGAGCCCTTCGGCGCGCTCGACGAGCAGACGCGGCTCCTCATGGGCGAGTGGCTCGTCGGGGTGCGCCGGCGCACCGCGCGAACCATCGTGTTCGTCACGCACAGCCTCCACGAGGCGATCGCGCTGTCCGACCGCATCGCGGTCATGACGGCCCGGCCAGGGTCCATCAAGGACGTGATCGAGGTGCCCCTGCCCTACCCGCGCGCCCTCGACGGGCCCGAGGCCGTCGCGCTCCACGCCAAGCTCTGGGCGCAGGTGCGCGAAGAATCTCTGCGCGCCATGGAGGGGCAAGCGTGA
- a CDS encoding ABC transporter permease subunit gives MRVWLWRAGVLLAALAVWEAAARMLNPILYVGPSRLPSALGRVLATRDLPPLAGHVWLTLGEIAAAYALAVAGGLWVGFLLGLRKTLGRIYEPLLAALYAVPSVVWYPSLMLFFGLGPASKIAFGVLLGFFPVTLSVLAGIRQVPATLVTVALSMGAGPWMLFRKVMLPAMASTMVGGLRSGLALSVVGVLVGELLGARGGLGYVINYAYGLMMTAEYAALVVLVAAAVLLLDGVGSLIEGRVKRWAG, from the coding sequence GTGAGGGTGTGGCTCTGGCGCGCGGGGGTGCTGCTGGCGGCGCTCGCCGTCTGGGAGGCCGCGGCGCGCATGCTCAACCCCATCCTCTACGTCGGGCCCTCGCGCCTGCCCTCAGCACTCGGCCGCGTGCTCGCGACCCGCGACCTGCCTCCGCTCGCGGGCCACGTCTGGCTCACGCTGGGCGAGATCGCGGCGGCCTACGCGCTCGCCGTCGCGGGCGGGCTGTGGGTGGGCTTCCTCCTCGGCCTCAGGAAGACGCTCGGGCGGATCTACGAGCCGCTGCTTGCAGCGCTCTACGCCGTGCCGAGCGTCGTCTGGTACCCCTCGCTCATGCTGTTCTTCGGTCTCGGCCCCGCCTCCAAGATCGCCTTCGGGGTCCTGCTCGGCTTCTTCCCCGTGACGCTCTCGGTGCTCGCGGGCATCCGCCAGGTGCCGGCGACCCTCGTCACGGTCGCTCTGTCCATGGGCGCGGGGCCGTGGATGCTGTTCCGCAAGGTCATGCTGCCCGCCATGGCCTCGACCATGGTCGGGGGCTTGCGCTCGGGCCTGGCGCTCTCCGTGGTGGGCGTCCTGGTCGGGGAGCTCCTCGGCGCCCGCGGCGGGCTCGGCTACGTGATCAACTACGCGTACGGGCTCATGATGACGGCCGAGTACGCGGCGCTCGTCGTGCTCGTCGCGGCGGCGGTGCTGCTGCTCGACGGCGTGGGCTCGCTGATCGAGGGACGGGTGAAGCGATGGGCCGGATGA
- a CDS encoding ABC transporter permease, translating to MKVLACQALSVTVALFAWEAAVRWGALDPLFIPAPSAVLRVFGATAIEALPRLGDTLVKTLLGYALAVGVGVPAGLLLGSRPTAHAVAMPYVVALYGIPKILILPWIALIFGIGLSTAALSAAVFAIFPVVVLVAAGTRDVDPTLVTVAVSMGASRAQVGRKVLLPAVLPSVLTAMRVAVVFALLGALLAEMLAGNRGMGFQMQRMALAFRAPELFAATAIVSALSISVVLFLEHLNQRLGRWR from the coding sequence ATGAAGGTGCTCGCATGCCAGGCGCTATCCGTTACGGTGGCGCTCTTCGCCTGGGAGGCGGCTGTGCGCTGGGGCGCGCTCGACCCGCTCTTCATACCGGCGCCGTCGGCGGTCCTCCGTGTTTTCGGAGCGACGGCGATCGAAGCCCTGCCGCGCCTCGGCGACACGCTCGTCAAGACGCTTCTGGGCTACGCGCTCGCCGTCGGCGTGGGCGTGCCGGCCGGGCTCCTGCTGGGCTCGCGGCCGACGGCGCACGCGGTCGCCATGCCCTATGTCGTGGCGCTCTACGGCATCCCGAAAATCCTGATCCTGCCGTGGATCGCCCTCATCTTCGGTATCGGGCTTTCGACGGCGGCGCTCTCGGCGGCGGTGTTCGCGATCTTTCCCGTGGTCGTGCTGGTCGCCGCCGGCACCCGTGACGTCGACCCGACGCTCGTGACGGTGGCCGTGTCCATGGGCGCGAGCCGCGCGCAGGTCGGCCGCAAGGTCCTGCTCCCCGCAGTGCTGCCCTCGGTGCTGACCGCGATGCGGGTGGCCGTGGTCTTCGCCCTGCTGGGTGCGCTCCTGGCGGAGATGCTGGCCGGCAACCGCGGCATGGGCTTCCAGATGCAGCGCATGGCGCTGGCGTTCAGGGCGCCGGAGCTCTTCGCGGCCACGGCGATCGTGTCGGCGCTGTCCATCTCGGTCGTGCTGTTCCTCGAACATCTGAACCAGCGTTTGGGGCGCTGGCGCTAA
- a CDS encoding ABC transporter substrate-binding protein: MTTRRIFLKTAAAGVAAAAVARTSAAGAQPLTPVKIGAVVLGDFGVVTPTLVGIEKGYFKQNGLDAELIPFKGGPDLLKGVLSGSADIGISGATDPLVFRERGTTIRALATVVEKNHFTLTVVPKVKRLEDLKGGTIGCTVVGSTTWVFARMLAKKMNWDPEKDVRIVGLGGLDAQMAALKRGEIQGTIFGDAGVVIEAEGAGHILMRLDELTPKWISLVAYSTDDIIKAKRDVVSRALKSIFQGARFCRDNAGESIKIASKAIGWPEAPTKRAYELIRPLLSTDGRMDLDAMKFMQDTLLELGVLKTRLPLSDMYTPEFTPVKL, translated from the coding sequence ATGACGACGAGGCGCATCTTCCTCAAGACGGCGGCGGCGGGCGTGGCAGCAGCCGCGGTGGCTCGGACCTCGGCCGCGGGAGCGCAGCCGCTGACGCCGGTTAAGATCGGCGCGGTCGTGCTCGGCGACTTCGGGGTCGTGACGCCGACCCTGGTCGGGATCGAGAAGGGCTACTTCAAGCAGAACGGCCTCGACGCCGAGCTGATCCCCTTCAAGGGCGGCCCCGACCTGCTCAAGGGCGTGCTCTCCGGCTCGGCCGACATCGGGATCTCCGGGGCGACGGACCCGCTCGTCTTCCGCGAGCGCGGAACGACGATCCGGGCGCTGGCGACGGTCGTCGAGAAGAACCACTTCACGCTCACGGTCGTGCCCAAGGTGAAGCGCCTCGAGGATCTCAAGGGCGGCACCATCGGCTGTACCGTCGTCGGCTCCACCACGTGGGTCTTCGCCCGCATGCTGGCCAAGAAGATGAACTGGGACCCCGAGAAGGACGTGCGCATCGTCGGCCTCGGCGGCCTCGACGCGCAGATGGCGGCGCTCAAGCGCGGCGAGATCCAGGGCACCATCTTCGGTGACGCGGGCGTGGTGATCGAAGCCGAGGGCGCCGGGCACATCCTGATGCGGCTCGACGAGCTGACCCCCAAGTGGATCAGCCTCGTCGCCTACTCGACCGACGACATCATCAAGGCCAAGCGCGACGTCGTCAGCCGGGCGCTCAAGAGCATCTTCCAGGGGGCCCGCTTCTGCCGCGACAACGCCGGCGAGAGCATCAAGATCGCCTCCAAGGCCATCGGCTGGCCGGAGGCCCCGACCAAGCGCGCCTACGAGCTCATCCGCCCGCTGCTGTCGACGGACGGGCGCATGGACCTCGACGCGATGAAGTTCATGCAGGATACCCTGCTCGAGCTGGGCGTC